The proteins below are encoded in one region of Desulfallas thermosapovorans DSM 6562:
- a CDS encoding SWIM zinc finger family protein has translation MDPAPSRSFHCTAALPRGRASLLLFMQVASNRHRGPAASSTDSGVVAQASCPAARPRDMPVSRVRCALRKNNFQLLGKSLGSKILFTPALDAGTSGGGRKKNGRLRSMLRRLLGKVDDGRFGRALAGMQAGWQWECKERKAGYVEGYVKHGSKQYMVVIERRGRGGTARCSCEDAVKRGVLCKHIAFAAMSELGLAAAARSAHRQLQVLGR, from the coding sequence GTGGATCCCGCTCCCTCCCGCTCTTTCCATTGTACCGCCGCCTTGCCCCGGGGCCGGGCAAGCTTGCTGCTGTTCATGCAGGTTGCATCGAATCGCCACCGCGGCCCTGCCGCGTCGTCGACCGACAGTGGTGTTGTTGCCCAGGCCAGCTGCCCGGCGGCCCGGCCCCGGGACATGCCGGTGTCAAGGGTGCGCTGCGCCCTCCGCAAAAACAATTTTCAGCTTTTGGGTAAATCTTTGGGGTCAAAAATTCTTTTTACTCCGGCCCTTGACGCCGGCACCAGCGGCGGTGGACGGAAGAAAAACGGGAGGTTGCGTAGCATGTTGAGAAGGCTGTTGGGCAAGGTTGACGATGGGCGGTTTGGCCGTGCGCTGGCCGGTATGCAGGCCGGTTGGCAGTGGGAATGCAAGGAGCGGAAGGCGGGGTACGTTGAGGGGTACGTGAAGCATGGCAGCAAGCAATACATGGTGGTCATCGAGCGCCGGGGCCGCGGCGGCACGGCACGGTGCAGCTGCGAGGATGCGGTCAAGCGAGGGGTGCTGTGCAAGCATATTGCATTTGCCGCCATGTCAGAGCTGGGGCTGGCAGCGGCGGCGCGTAGCGCGCACAGGCAGCTGCAGGTGCTGGGGCGCTGA